The Sebaldella sp. S0638 genomic interval TCTCCTGCTTTTTTCTCGGCATAAAAAACCACAGAAAAGTCTCTGTATATTCATCAACCGTTTTACTTATCTCATATACATTCACAGGCTCGAGCTTTATTACAATTCCCTCAATATCAGAAGTAACAGTTTTTTTTAATATTGTAAATATTTTTCCTATTACTTCTTCCTCATTTTTCCCCTTTGCCTTAATTGTGTAGTGTTTTTCTTCATGATACATTATCTCGTTCATCTGATTCTCCTTATACGCAGTCTGCGTAATTTTATACTGAATACTTTTCTT includes:
- a CDS encoding DUF4312 family protein, translating into MNEIMYHEEKHYTIKAKGKNEEEVIGKIFTILKKTVTSDIEGIVIKLEPVNVYEISKTVDEYTETFLWFFMPRKKQEIEIELKIVVSVKYVKI